Genomic segment of Ewingella sp. CoE-038-23:
CAAAAGCCCGCGTCGGGATTTAAAGTGGCGCTGGTGTCATACCCCATGCTCACCTTATCCACAGACTTTGAAGTGAGAACACCGCTGTTGCTTCCTCCTGCACCGCCGACTGCTGCAGATTTGCTGTCGCTCGAGTAGAGCGCCAGATAATGTGCAACGAAGAGCTCGACGATGTAGGGGAACAATTCCGCCATCGCAGAACCATCAATAAGCAGATCTGCAAGGTTGAGGCGGAACTGAATAACAGTCTCAGGGTATTTTGTTGCATCGGAGAACTGGGGAAAGTCGCGTCGAAAATCACTTACTGTCGGTAGATTTCGATTTCTTGCCATCGTTGGCTTCCTCAACAACTGGCGCTTGTAAAGCCGCCAACTGAGCAGTCAGGCTGTCGATCTGCTGGGTCTTTTCTTCGCTGACCGTCTGGAGTTCGACGATGGTTTTATCCTTCTCGGCCAAATGAGCAGTCAGGCTGTCGATTTGAGACTGAAACTCTTTCGTGTCAGCAGCCGACTTTGCTTTACCAGTAATGTCGGCGTGCGCCTTAACGAACCAGTGATCCGCCACAAGATCATCAACAGTATGCTCGCCAGTTTCAAAGCGCTGACTGGCGCCATCTTCAAAATTGAAGTTGAACGGCGTATGAACTCGGATAGTTTTTTTAGCCATGAAATGTTCCTTTAAGCCCCTGACGGGGCTTGGTTTGGGAGTTTAAATGCCGTCCAGATAGGCCATGGTTTCAGGGTATGGCGATTCCACCGCACCCAACTTGCCGTAGTAGGTTGTCAGCTGGTAGATACCGCGATACTGAATCGGTACGTTTTGCAGCGGAACCATCGGGAAGCGGACATATTTCTTATCATTGGTGTAAGCCACCATACGATCGGTACCCCCTACGCCTGCGCCTTCAAGCCATTTCACCGCGTAGATATTTAGCGGTACACCGTTCTGATGGAAGGCGATGGTATTTTGTTGCAGATAGGTCAGGAGCGACTGATTACCGGCATCGGATACGATGCGCTGTGACAGAAGCGCGAACGCCTTTGGTGGAAGGCGCAGATCACGCGGGACCAGGGTATAACCCGAAGCCATCCATGCATCGGTCAGGATCTTGTTGATTGAATCCAAGATTTCCTGATTAGTGGATGATGCCCAGGTCTTTGTTGCATTACCCAGAGAAACGCCGGTGTAGTTGAAGAGACCTTTCACACCCAGCTGGCTGTCGCCCCGATAAACCTGTTCGTCGGTATCCATGTTCCACTTCAGTTGCATGCCATCGAACTTCTGCGTATCTACCGGACGGCCTACTTGGGCAGCGGCGGCCAGTTCGACAACGGTCCAGCCCAGCTCCATCCCCCAGAGAGTCAGTGGGAAACCAGTTTTGGCAATGTCGAGATTCACACCCGCGATAGCGGTGGAGTTCTTACCAATCCAGTTTTTACCATTAGGATTTGGCGTACCCGCTGCGGCAAACGAGCTGTTGGTGAATGAGCTGATGTCATCAGCAATAGAGACGTCTTCGCGCAGTTGAATATCGCGCGACCAGGTGTACCCCGCCAGAGGCATGTTCAGAGTCTGATCGAGGCGCTCAAGTTCGCCGATCAGGAACGCGCCGGTACCGTCTACGGTGGCTTGGTCAAAAGTAAACATAGTTAGCGGTTCCCTTAGATGTTGTAAGCGATTTCGGCATTGCCGGTAGCATCGCCAGCGCCAGTAAATGTTGCGTTTGGCAGTACTAATGTTTCATCGGTGATTGCTGCCCCCAGAATTGCGCCCAGCGGGCTGGCGGCCGTCGGATTGGCATTGCGCACGTAAACCGGTGAGCCTTTAGTCAGATTCACAGCGGTGCTGCCGATGTTCACGGTCATATAGCCGCGCTTCATCACATCACCGCTGAAGTTGCTGGTGTTACCAACCTGACGAACCAGATCCGGCGTCGATGTGGTTGGGTACGGGCGGACGTAAAGCCCGGTAATCACGGTGGCAGGATCTGATGCCACAAGCGGGATAAATTTGCCATCCGCGCTGTCTTTACCGGCGAGACCGTAAAAGCTGAAAGTATTCGCAGCATTCAGGATTACCGGCTCGGTGGTCAGGTCTTGCGGGCGTGAGATAGCCCCGGCGATGCCTACTGGCATCCGGTAGAGGTATGCGGTCATTGATTTACCTTATTTTTTCCAGTGAGCTGCGTAAGCCGCGTTAAGGGCAGCCGGAGAGTTTTTATTAGAGGCGTCAAAGGCGCTGATACGCCCTGAGTTAACAACAGCGTTATTCCGCGCCTTTGCAATTTCGCTGGCGGAAATGAATGTGGCGTCCAGGGTCGCTTTCGGCATTTTGGCAAAGTCTGGCGCAGCGCCAACCAAAGGCATCAGAAGCGCGTGTCCTTCAGTCGTTTTGAATGCAGCATCCATTACTGAACGCTTGAACGATGCCAGCTTGCCACCTTCAGGCAGTTTAACGCCTGGCATGATCAGGTCGGCACGCGAAATGACACCCTGCTGATAAGCCGCATCGGTGGTCATTTTCTTCTTTTCTTCCAATTCGTCAGGATCGTCTGAGTCAGTGGTAGCCGTGCCCGGATTAATCAGCTGCTGCACCAGAAGCGCAAGCGCATCGACTTTCTTCTCAAGCTCGCCTACCGCTGTGCTGCCGCCTTCTCCGTTCTCGTCAGTAGTCAATCCGCCAAGCTCTTTCTCTGGTGGCAGGGGCTGCGCTGGGTTAATAGTAATATTTACTGCCCGAGCCAAATCAAGGCTTGGCTCGATCAGCTCTGCTGGCGCGTTATCAACCAGTTCAGCCAGGCCATCGGCATCCTTGGTTTTAATCGCTCGTTTCAGCTGGCTTAACCAGCCCTGATTTTTGGTTGTCATGAATCTGCTATCTCCGATTGAACAACGAATACCTGCACGCCCGTTGGGTACGCTCGCGCAGTGGTTACCGATAATGGTGTGTTGCCGTGCTTTGCCGGGTCCGCTTTGCTCGTACTCGGCGTCGTAGCCCATGGAGATCTGGTCCTGACCATCCATCACTTTTTGAATGCCCTCGGCGGTTTTGATATGGATATCGCCGAGCATCAAATCTGCCTGATCGCCAGTGCCGCGCCGGACGTTTTGAATATGGCC
This window contains:
- a CDS encoding structural cement protein Gp24, producing MTAYLYRMPVGIAGAISRPQDLTTEPVILNAANTFSFYGLAGKDSADGKFIPLVASDPATVITGLYVRPYPTTSTPDLVRQVGNTSNFSGDVMKRGYMTVNIGSTAVNLTKGSPVYVRNANPTAASPLGAILGAAITDETLVLPNATFTGAGDATGNAEIAYNI
- a CDS encoding DUF4054 domain-containing protein, with product MARNRNLPTVSDFRRDFPQFSDATKYPETVIQFRLNLADLLIDGSAMAELFPYIVELFVAHYLALYSSDSKSAAVGGAGGSNSGVLTSKSVDKVSMGYDTSATLNPDAGFWNNTRYGSEFWQYISMFGFGGIQL
- a CDS encoding STY1053 family phage-associated protein, which gives rise to MAKKTIRVHTPFNFNFEDGASQRFETGEHTVDDLVADHWFVKAHADITGKAKSAADTKEFQSQIDSLTAHLAEKDKTIVELQTVSEEKTQQIDSLTAQLAALQAPVVEEANDGKKSKSTDSK
- a CDS encoding DUF2184 domain-containing protein — its product is MFTFDQATVDGTGAFLIGELERLDQTLNMPLAGYTWSRDIQLREDVSIADDISSFTNSSFAAAGTPNPNGKNWIGKNSTAIAGVNLDIAKTGFPLTLWGMELGWTVVELAAAAQVGRPVDTQKFDGMQLKWNMDTDEQVYRGDSQLGVKGLFNYTGVSLGNATKTWASSTNQEILDSINKILTDAWMASGYTLVPRDLRLPPKAFALLSQRIVSDAGNQSLLTYLQQNTIAFHQNGVPLNIYAVKWLEGAGVGGTDRMVAYTNDKKYVRFPMVPLQNVPIQYRGIYQLTTYYGKLGAVESPYPETMAYLDGI
- a CDS encoding DUF2213 domain-containing protein; translated protein: MQYFYTSRIGNSRFEMADGSLLCKDVPIARTGMQAYDESELEGLIGDEDGEIVVTRDADEVFRPETLASFEGMAFTLGHPKDMVNPGNWKDYAHGHIQNVRRGTGDQADLMLGDIHIKTAEGIQKVMDGQDQISMGYDAEYEQSGPGKARQHTIIGNHCASVPNGRAGIRCSIGDSRFMTTKNQGWLSQLKRAIKTKDADGLAELVDNAPAELIEPSLDLARAVNITINPAQPLPPEKELGGLTTDENGEGGSTAVGELEKKVDALALLVQQLINPGTATTDSDDPDELEEKKKMTTDAAYQQGVISRADLIMPGVKLPEGGKLASFKRSVMDAAFKTTEGHALLMPLVGAAPDFAKMPKATLDATFISASEIAKARNNAVVNSGRISAFDASNKNSPAALNAAYAAHWKK